One segment of Bos javanicus breed banteng unplaced genomic scaffold, ARS-OSU_banteng_1.0 tig00002911_1, whole genome shotgun sequence DNA contains the following:
- the LOC133244069 gene encoding EKC/KEOPS complex subunit LAGE3-like isoform X3, producing the protein MESDAHGGGASRAADEHPGAVEFAVGTARGSCSQPGGAGGQDDPDDPAGPGDAVSRGVHGGAGDLAGPRGPSAAGESGGAAAAIPHIPGPSHAPGPGGDTPPGAAVLSNRAVQFLTVPFASHVDAGLARHFLTVRTQLRGPIRKELDVDGRMLVLRLTAEDPGLLQNSIVFCLEQLSLVMRSLQHFGGRVSRHRRGV; encoded by the exons ATGGAGTCCGACGCGCACGGTGGAGGAGCCAGCAGGGCAGCCGATGAACACCCAGGTGCCGTGGAATTTGCAGTGGGCACAGCACGTGGTAGCTGCAGCCAGCCGGGTGGTGCTGGTGGCCAGGATGACCCTGACGACCCAGCTGGCCCTGGTGATGCCGTCAGCCGTGGAGTTCATGGAGGCGCTGGTGACCTGGCTGGTCCCAGAGGCCCCAGCGCTGCAGGAGAGtcaggtggtgcagctgctgccATTCCGCACATCCCGGGGCCATCACACGCTCCAGGGCCTGGTGGAGATACTCCACCTGGAGCCGCAGTTCTGAGTAATCGAGCCGTCCAGTT CCTCACTGTGCCTTTCGCATCACACGTGGATGCGGGCCTTGCCCGCCACTTCCTGACTGTACGTACCCAACTGCGAGGGCCGATTCGGAAGGAGCTCGACGTTGATGGCCGCATGCTGGTTCT CCGATTGACTGCTGAAGACCCTGGCCTGCTCCAGAACTCCATCGTCTTCTGTCTGGAGCAGCTTTCCCTGGTGATGCGGTCCTTGCAGCACTTTGGGGGCCGTGTTTCTCGGCACAGAAGAGGGGTTTAA
- the LOC133244069 gene encoding EKC/KEOPS complex subunit LAGE3-like isoform X1: MESDAHGGGASRAADEHPGAVEFAVGTARGSCSQPGGAGGQDDPDDPAGPGDAVSRGVHGGAGDLAGPRGPSAAGESGGAAAAIPHIPGPSHAPGPGGDTPPGAAVLSNRAVQLYPIPGTPAGQAAAGARILTVPFASHVDAGLARHFLTVRTQLRGPIRKELDVDGRMLVLRLTAEDPGLLQNSIVFCLEQLSLVMRSLQHFGGRVSRHRRGV; encoded by the exons ATGGAGTCCGACGCGCACGGTGGAGGAGCCAGCAGGGCAGCCGATGAACACCCAGGTGCCGTGGAATTTGCAGTGGGCACAGCACGTGGTAGCTGCAGCCAGCCGGGTGGTGCTGGTGGCCAGGATGACCCTGACGACCCAGCTGGCCCTGGTGATGCCGTCAGCCGTGGAGTTCATGGAGGCGCTGGTGACCTGGCTGGTCCCAGAGGCCCCAGCGCTGCAGGAGAGtcaggtggtgcagctgctgccATTCCGCACATCCCGGGGCCATCACACGCTCCAGGGCCTGGTGGAGATACTCCACCTGGAGCCGCAGTTCTGAGTAATCGAGCCGTCCAGTTGTATCCTATTCCAGGAACCCCAGCGGGCCAGGCGGCCGCGGGGGCCAGGAT CCTCACTGTGCCTTTCGCATCACACGTGGATGCGGGCCTTGCCCGCCACTTCCTGACTGTACGTACCCAACTGCGAGGGCCGATTCGGAAGGAGCTCGACGTTGATGGCCGCATGCTGGTTCT CCGATTGACTGCTGAAGACCCTGGCCTGCTCCAGAACTCCATCGTCTTCTGTCTGGAGCAGCTTTCCCTGGTGATGCGGTCCTTGCAGCACTTTGGGGGCCGTGTTTCTCGGCACAGAAGAGGGGTTTAA
- the LOC133244069 gene encoding EKC/KEOPS complex subunit LAGE3-like isoform X2: MESDAHGGGASRAADEHPGAVEFAVGTARGSCSQPGGAGGQDDPDDPAGPGDAVSRGVHGGAGDLAGPRGPSAAGESGGAAAAIPHIPGPSHAPGPGGDTPPGAAVLSNRAVQFSLTVPFASHVDAGLARHFLTVRTQLRGPIRKELDVDGRMLVLRLTAEDPGLLQNSIVFCLEQLSLVMRSLQHFGGRVSRHRRGV, from the exons ATGGAGTCCGACGCGCACGGTGGAGGAGCCAGCAGGGCAGCCGATGAACACCCAGGTGCCGTGGAATTTGCAGTGGGCACAGCACGTGGTAGCTGCAGCCAGCCGGGTGGTGCTGGTGGCCAGGATGACCCTGACGACCCAGCTGGCCCTGGTGATGCCGTCAGCCGTGGAGTTCATGGAGGCGCTGGTGACCTGGCTGGTCCCAGAGGCCCCAGCGCTGCAGGAGAGtcaggtggtgcagctgctgccATTCCGCACATCCCGGGGCCATCACACGCTCCAGGGCCTGGTGGAGATACTCCACCTGGAGCCGCAGTTCTGAGTAATCGAGCCGTCCAGTT CAGCCTCACTGTGCCTTTCGCATCACACGTGGATGCGGGCCTTGCCCGCCACTTCCTGACTGTACGTACCCAACTGCGAGGGCCGATTCGGAAGGAGCTCGACGTTGATGGCCGCATGCTGGTTCT CCGATTGACTGCTGAAGACCCTGGCCTGCTCCAGAACTCCATCGTCTTCTGTCTGGAGCAGCTTTCCCTGGTGATGCGGTCCTTGCAGCACTTTGGGGGCCGTGTTTCTCGGCACAGAAGAGGGGTTTAA